Proteins encoded within one genomic window of Alphaproteobacteria bacterium:
- a CDS encoding amidase yields MTNSDPVDLDIAALAELIAGREISPLEVTTTYLERIERLDPQLNAFISVHAEAALAAARQAEAEIAAGHYRGPLHGVPLAVKDLFQVAGWERTCGSAFFRDTPRHDSTSVARLKAAGAVLLGLLNLHEFAFGPTGVNPHHGTARNPWDLERVCGGSSSGSGCALAASLVAGALGSDTGGSIRIPAALCGVVGLKQSYGLASRQGIFPLVAAFDHGGPLGRSVRDVAIMLQVIAGPDPADTSTAGAEVTDYVANLDDKVSGRRVGVLVETFADLHPGVDAAVREALGVLAGLGVELIDVAPPRLAEVGRIWNALALPESYQVHATHIATHGAEYSPDVLARLELGRRVPAVDFLEAEIEVREVRAEMAALMAAFDALVAPTAPLPAPAIAGEPEVEGARVLGSLTRLANLTGQPAISLPCGFSDEGLPVGLQLIGRHFGDGELLQLARAYEQATSWHLQRPPGL; encoded by the coding sequence ATGACAAACAGCGATCCGGTTGACCTCGATATCGCGGCGCTGGCCGAACTGATCGCCGGCCGTGAGATCTCGCCCCTCGAGGTAACGACTACCTACCTGGAGCGTATCGAGCGTCTCGATCCGCAGCTCAACGCCTTCATTTCCGTCCACGCCGAAGCGGCTCTGGCGGCGGCCCGTCAGGCCGAGGCGGAGATTGCCGCCGGCCACTACCGCGGCCCGCTGCACGGCGTGCCGCTGGCGGTCAAGGATCTCTTCCAGGTGGCGGGCTGGGAGCGCACTTGCGGCTCGGCCTTCTTCCGCGACACCCCCCGGCACGACAGCACCTCGGTGGCGCGGCTCAAGGCGGCCGGGGCGGTTCTGCTGGGTCTCCTAAACCTCCACGAATTCGCCTTTGGGCCCACGGGGGTCAATCCTCACCATGGCACGGCGCGCAACCCCTGGGACCTGGAGCGGGTATGTGGCGGCTCCTCCAGCGGCTCCGGTTGTGCCCTGGCGGCCTCGCTGGTGGCCGGCGCGCTGGGTAGCGATACCGGTGGCTCTATCCGCATCCCGGCGGCGCTTTGCGGCGTCGTCGGGCTCAAGCAAAGCTACGGCCTGGCCAGCCGCCAGGGCATTTTTCCGCTGGTTGCCGCTTTCGACCACGGCGGGCCCTTGGGGCGCAGCGTGCGCGACGTGGCCATCATGCTGCAGGTCATCGCCGGGCCCGATCCCGCCGATACCTCCACGGCCGGGGCAGAGGTGACGGACTACGTCGCCAACCTAGACGACAAGGTATCGGGCCGCCGGGTCGGTGTGCTGGTCGAGACGTTCGCCGACCTGCATCCCGGCGTCGACGCCGCGGTGCGCGAGGCGCTTGGCGTGCTGGCCGGGCTGGGCGTCGAGCTGATCGACGTGGCGCCGCCGCGGCTGGCTGAGGTGGGGCGGATCTGGAATGCTTTGGCGCTGCCCGAAAGCTATCAGGTGCACGCCACCCACATCGCCACCCATGGCGCCGAATATTCGCCCGACGTGCTGGCCCGGCTCGAGCTCGGCCGCCGGGTGCCGGCCGTCGACTTCTTGGAGGCGGAGATCGAAGTCCGCGAGGTGCGGGCCGAGATGGCGGCGCTGATGGCGGCTTTCGATGCCCTGGTGGCGCCGACCGCGCCGCTCCCGGCGCCGGCCATCGCGGGCGAACCGGAAGTCGAGGGGGCGCGGGTTTTGGGTAGCCTGACGCGGCTGGCCAACTTGACCGGACAGCCGGCGATTTCCTTGCCTTGCGGCTTCAGCGACGAGGGCTTGCCGGTGGGGCTGCAGCTTATCGGCCGGCATTTCGGCGACGGCGAATTGCTGCAGCTCGCCCGGGCCTACGAACAGGCGACATCTTGGCACTTGCAGCGTCCGCCGGGGCTTTGA
- a CDS encoding nitrilase-related carbon-nitrogen hydrolase — protein MSAVQITSHDEEKAATVDKMMGFLDVAGRRGSELVVLPEIWTGIGFSSDTAYLDIAEPVPGPTTDLVAEKAKQYGMYVVGSMYEVDGNVFYNSSPLIGPDGAIVGKYWKTHLFDAPNRPDIAAGAMESKKVAAGTELPVFPTEAAKIGVSVCSDLRFPEVYRELALKGAEVIVCASAFLSPRFDHWEFFLRARATENQCWVVASGQYGIEPVSGTAFVGRSMIVDPWGTIVATASDDEGVVTAEIDLAFADEVKRRYPLMDQRRPDLYPTIGKSKDQVPLYSGS, from the coding sequence GTGTCGGCCGTCCAGATCACTTCGCATGACGAGGAAAAGGCGGCCACGGTGGACAAGATGATGGGTTTTCTCGATGTCGCCGGTCGGCGTGGCTCGGAGCTCGTGGTGCTGCCCGAGATCTGGACCGGCATCGGTTTCTCCAGTGACACCGCCTATCTCGACATCGCCGAGCCGGTGCCGGGTCCGACCACCGATCTGGTGGCCGAGAAGGCCAAGCAATACGGCATGTACGTGGTGGGCTCCATGTACGAGGTTGACGGCAACGTCTTTTACAATTCCTCGCCGCTGATCGGCCCCGACGGTGCCATCGTCGGCAAGTACTGGAAGACGCATTTGTTCGATGCGCCCAACCGGCCCGACATCGCGGCGGGTGCCATGGAATCGAAAAAGGTGGCGGCCGGTACGGAACTGCCCGTCTTTCCCACCGAGGCCGCCAAGATCGGCGTTTCGGTCTGTTCCGACCTGCGCTTTCCCGAGGTCTACCGCGAACTCGCCCTCAAGGGGGCGGAGGTTATCGTCTGCGCCTCGGCCTTCCTCAGCCCGCGCTTCGACCACTGGGAGTTCTTCCTGCGCGCCCGGGCCACCGAGAACCAGTGCTGGGTGGTGGCGTCCGGGCAGTACGGCATCGAGCCGGTCTCGGGTACGGCCTTCGTGGGGCGCTCGATGATCGTCGATCCCTGGGGCACCATCGTGGCCACGGCGTCCGACGACGAGGGCGTAGTGACGGCCGAGATCGATCTCGCATTCGCCGACGAGGTCAAGCGGCGCTACCCGCTGATGGACCAGCGCCGGCCCGATCTTTATCCCACCATCGGCAAATCCAAGGACCAGGTGCCGCTTTATTCCGGCAGTTGA
- a CDS encoding MaoC family dehydratase, whose product MSRESVAVGGNRFRESFGRCFEDFNEGDIYEHRPGRTISEADNTWFTLLTMNQHPLHFDAEYCRHTEFGRIVVNSALTVAIVAGMSVSDISQKAIANLGWTDIRMPAPVFNGDTLTAESEVLEKRESKSRPTQGIVTVETRAHKQDGTLVMSYQRTVLVPKRGHSVDDKMAAAAAEGA is encoded by the coding sequence ATGAGCCGTGAATCCGTCGCCGTCGGCGGCAATCGTTTCCGTGAATCCTTCGGTCGTTGCTTCGAGGACTTCAACGAAGGCGACATCTACGAACACCGCCCCGGGCGCACCATATCCGAGGCCGACAACACCTGGTTCACGCTGCTCACCATGAACCAGCACCCGCTGCACTTCGACGCCGAATACTGCCGCCACACCGAGTTCGGCCGCATCGTCGTCAACAGCGCGCTGACCGTCGCCATCGTCGCCGGCATGAGCGTCTCCGACATCAGCCAGAAGGCCATCGCCAATCTGGGCTGGACCGACATCCGCATGCCGGCCCCGGTATTCAACGGCGACACCTTGACGGCCGAATCCGAAGTCCTGGAAAAGCGTGAATCGAAGTCCCGCCCGACCCAGGGCATCGTCACCGTCGAGACCCGAGCCCACAAGCAGGACGGAACGCTGGTGATGAGCTACCAGCGCACCGTACTGGTGCCCAAACGCGGCCACAGCGTCGATGACAAGATGGCGGCGGCGGCGGCAGAGGGAGCCTGA
- a CDS encoding multidrug effflux MFS transporter: MRYSATSPPRIFTLVLLTALSVLSLNMFVPSLSNMAEDFHTDYALVNLSIAGYLAITAVLQLIMGPLSDRYGRRPVLLTGLAIFALASLGCAQASNIWVFLGFRILQGAIISGSALSQAVVRDMVPAREAASLMGYIAMAMAVAPMLGPMLGGVLDQLFGWQASFLTFTGMGVALFMLCWIDLGETNERPSETFTRQFQTYPHLFRSRRFWGYALCTAFSIGAFFAFLSGIPLVARTVLELPPAELGFYMGTISVGFFLGSFLSGRYSKRHQLTTMMIFGRVVACAGLLLGLGLFLAGMVNAISLFGATVFVGIGNGLTNPNSNAGALSVRPELAGSAAGLTGALTVGIGALLTSVMGAILTVENGVYELVGAMLFCSVVSLVAALTVLRIDRREGSNAQRDSVGRLTSRQDRS, from the coding sequence ATGCGATATTCCGCCACCTCTCCGCCGAGAATATTCACGCTGGTGCTGCTGACGGCGCTTTCGGTGCTGTCCTTGAACATGTTCGTGCCTTCGCTGTCGAACATGGCCGAGGATTTTCACACCGACTATGCGCTGGTGAATCTATCGATTGCCGGCTACCTGGCGATCACGGCGGTGTTGCAGCTGATCATGGGGCCTTTGTCGGACCGTTACGGGCGGCGGCCCGTGCTCTTGACGGGGCTGGCGATATTCGCGCTGGCATCGCTGGGTTGCGCGCAGGCCAGCAATATCTGGGTCTTTCTCGGCTTTCGCATTTTGCAGGGCGCCATCATTTCAGGATCGGCCCTGTCGCAGGCGGTGGTCAGGGACATGGTGCCGGCGCGGGAAGCGGCCAGCCTGATGGGCTATATCGCCATGGCGATGGCGGTTGCACCGATGCTGGGGCCGATGTTGGGCGGGGTTTTGGATCAACTGTTTGGTTGGCAGGCGAGCTTTTTGACCTTCACCGGGATGGGTGTGGCTTTGTTCATGCTGTGCTGGATCGATCTGGGTGAAACCAACGAGCGGCCGTCAGAGACCTTCACCAGGCAATTCCAAACCTATCCCCATTTGTTCCGCTCCCGGCGGTTCTGGGGTTACGCGCTGTGCACGGCCTTCTCGATCGGAGCGTTTTTCGCCTTCCTCAGCGGCATTCCCCTGGTGGCGCGAACAGTGCTTGAGCTGCCGCCGGCGGAGCTGGGTTTCTATATGGGAACCATCTCGGTAGGTTTTTTTCTGGGCAGCTTCCTGTCGGGGCGCTACTCCAAGCGACATCAGCTTACCACCATGATGATCTTCGGCCGCGTTGTGGCCTGTGCCGGGCTGTTGTTGGGCTTGGGGCTTTTTCTGGCAGGGATGGTAAACGCAATATCGCTGTTTGGTGCCACGGTGTTCGTCGGCATCGGCAATGGCCTGACGAACCCCAACAGCAACGCCGGGGCGCTTTCGGTGCGGCCGGAGTTGGCCGGCAGCGCAGCGGGATTGACCGGGGCGCTGACAGTTGGCATCGGGGCTCTGCTGACGTCGGTCATGGGGGCGATTTTGACCGTGGAGAACGGGGTCTATGAGCTCGTTGGCGCGATGCTGTTTTGCTCGGTGGTATCTCTCGTAGCAGCACTCACGGTGCTCCGCATCGATCGGCGTGAAGGGTCGAATGCCCAGCGAGACTCGGTTGGCAGGCTTACCTCTCGCCAAGACCGATCCTGA
- a CDS encoding DUF3237 domain-containing protein codes for MTELKSQFLMTLTIELADSFALGQTPAGRRKIDTFRGGHFSGPRLEGIILPGGSDALLEGADGAFRPDVRLTMRCHDDALIWVHYHGVRHGPPEVLARIAAGETVPASDYYLRNALSFETGAEKYHWLNRIVAVGVGERLPGAARYEVFEIL; via the coding sequence ATGACCGAGCTCAAATCCCAATTCCTGATGACCCTGACCATCGAACTGGCGGATTCGTTTGCGCTCGGCCAAACGCCGGCCGGCCGGCGCAAGATCGATACCTTCCGTGGCGGCCACTTCAGCGGCCCGCGCCTCGAGGGCATCATCCTGCCCGGCGGCTCGGACGCGCTCTTGGAGGGTGCCGACGGCGCCTTCCGGCCCGACGTGCGGCTGACCATGCGATGCCACGACGATGCCCTGATCTGGGTTCATTATCACGGCGTACGCCACGGCCCGCCCGAGGTGCTGGCGCGCATCGCCGCCGGCGAGACGGTACCGGCTTCGGATTATTACCTGCGCAACGCGCTCAGTTTCGAGACCGGCGCCGAGAAATACCATTGGCTCAACCGCATCGTTGCCGTCGGCGTCGGCGAACGCCTGCCGGGCGCGGCGCGTTACGAGGTCTTCGAGATCCTCTGA